The following coding sequences lie in one Candidatus Planktophila sulfonica genomic window:
- a CDS encoding YbjN domain-containing protein, which translates to MALDAREVIEDFLQSHDLDFDRSDANTFMVTLPGENKLQTHCALIVGDHSLSINAFVIRKPDTHEDAVHKWCMAKNAAMYGVAFAINELGDIYLVGRLPLDAVNAKEIDRLIGSVLQYSDSSFNPLLELGFADAIRREWAWRVSRGESLANLEAFKHLV; encoded by the coding sequence ATGGCACTTGATGCCCGCGAGGTGATTGAGGATTTCCTTCAATCCCATGATTTAGATTTCGACCGCTCAGATGCAAATACCTTCATGGTGACGTTGCCTGGTGAGAATAAGTTGCAGACTCATTGCGCGCTGATTGTCGGCGATCACTCTTTGAGTATTAACGCTTTTGTGATTCGCAAACCAGATACCCATGAAGACGCAGTGCATAAGTGGTGCATGGCAAAGAATGCTGCGATGTATGGGGTTGCCTTTGCGATTAATGAATTAGGCGATATCTACTTGGTGGGGCGCTTGCCACTGGATGCCGTGAATGCGAAAGAGATTGACCGCTTGATTGGTTCGGTTCTGCAGTATTCGGATTCATCATTTAATCCGCTTTTGGAATTGGGATTTGCAGATGCAATTCGCCGTGAATGGGCTTGGCGAGTAAGTCGTGGTGAATCTCTGGCGAATCTTGAGGCATTCAAGCACCTCGTGTAA
- a CDS encoding phosphoglyceromutase, with amino-acid sequence MSNFKLILLRHGESEWNALNLFTGWVDVRLSEKGIAEAARGGKLLAERGLLPDVVHTSLLRRAIHTSQLALDSCDRHWIPVKRSWRLNERHYGALQGKDKAQTLAEYGEEQFMLWRRSYDTPPPLIEKGSEFSQDADPRYADLGADLPLTECLKDVVVRMVPYWTESIIPDLKSGKTVLVTAHGNSLRALVKHLEGISDEDIAGLNIPTGIPLLYELDADFKPVKAGGEYLDPAAAAEAITAVANQGKK; translated from the coding sequence ATGTCGAACTTCAAACTAATCCTCCTGCGCCATGGCGAATCCGAATGGAATGCCCTCAATCTCTTTACTGGTTGGGTCGATGTCAGACTCTCTGAAAAAGGCATCGCTGAAGCTGCACGCGGTGGAAAGTTATTGGCAGAGCGCGGGTTGCTGCCCGATGTAGTTCACACATCTTTGTTGCGCCGTGCGATCCACACATCGCAGTTGGCTCTTGATTCATGCGATCGCCACTGGATCCCAGTGAAGCGTTCATGGCGTCTTAACGAGCGTCACTACGGCGCTCTTCAGGGCAAGGACAAGGCGCAGACCTTGGCTGAATACGGCGAAGAGCAATTTATGTTGTGGCGTCGCTCGTATGACACCCCACCACCGCTGATTGAAAAGGGTTCTGAGTTCTCGCAAGATGCCGATCCACGTTACGCAGATCTAGGTGCAGATCTGCCACTGACTGAGTGCCTGAAAGATGTTGTGGTTCGCATGGTTCCGTACTGGACCGAATCAATCATTCCTGACCTCAAGAGCGGCAAGACAGTGCTTGTGACTGCTCACGGCAACTCATTGCGTGCATTGGTAAAGCACCTTGAGGGTATCTCTGATGAAGATATTGCAGGTTTGAATATTCCTACAGGAATTCCACTGCTCTATGAATTAGATGCAGATTTCAAGCCGGTAAAAGCTGGCGGCGAATACTTAGATCCTGCAGCTGCTGCTGAAGCAATTACAGCTGTTGCGAATCAGGGTAAGAAGTAA
- a CDS encoding CarD family transcriptional regulator — MTFKVGETVVYPHHGAALIEAIETRVIKGEEKTYLVLKVAQGDLTVRVPADNVDLVGVRDVVDSAGLDRVFNVLRQPYTEEPTNWSRRYKANLEKLASGDVIKVAEVVRDLYRRDLDRGLSAGEKRMLAKAKQILVSELALAERTDEEKAATLLDEVLAS, encoded by the coding sequence ATGACATTCAAGGTCGGCGAAACCGTTGTTTATCCCCATCACGGAGCAGCTCTTATCGAGGCAATCGAAACTCGAGTAATTAAGGGCGAAGAGAAGACCTACCTAGTTCTCAAGGTTGCTCAGGGCGACCTCACTGTGCGCGTACCTGCAGATAATGTAGATCTCGTCGGTGTCCGCGATGTCGTCGATTCAGCTGGCCTCGATCGTGTATTTAACGTACTTCGTCAGCCATATACCGAAGAGCCAACAAACTGGTCACGTCGCTATAAGGCAAACCTCGAAAAGCTTGCATCCGGAGATGTCATTAAGGTCGCAGAAGTTGTGCGCGATCTCTACCGTCGCGATCTCGATCGTGGACTCTCTGCCGGTGAAAAGCGCATGCTCGCCAAGGCGAAGCAGATTCTCGTCTCTGAGCTCGCACTTGCCGAGCGCACAGATGAAGAGAAGGCTGCAACTCTCCTTGACGAGGTTCTCGCTTCGTAA
- the ispD gene encoding 2-C-methyl-D-erythritol 4-phosphate cytidylyltransferase: MIAAIVAAAGSGERFGAPIPKALIQLGDRTLLEHAVSSLSAVVDQIVVTAPAGFEDQIRSLVGDAVTVVTGGATRSDSVRAGLAAISDAEFVLVHDAARALATRELAASVVAALKSGDVAVVPALPVVDTLQNVGADGYVVNAVDRAPLRRIQTPQGFSYSVLNAIHQGAQDATDDSTLALNAGHKVRVIAGEERALKITTPSDLATALTFLGDATTFSTGVGVDAHAFGEGRELWLAGLHWPDEVGVDGHSDGDVAAHAICDALFAATGLGDLGSNFGTSRPEYAGASGVTLLKETLSIISKGRYSISHVSVQIIGNRPRIGARRAEAIATLSQALGGAEVAILATTTDGMGLTGEGKGIAAIASALVIKNA, encoded by the coding sequence ATGATCGCCGCAATCGTCGCTGCTGCAGGTAGTGGCGAACGCTTCGGTGCGCCAATTCCTAAAGCGCTCATTCAACTTGGCGATCGCACACTCCTTGAACATGCAGTCTCTTCACTTTCGGCTGTGGTTGATCAGATTGTTGTTACGGCTCCTGCTGGTTTCGAAGATCAAATTCGCTCACTCGTTGGTGATGCAGTCACTGTTGTTACTGGTGGTGCTACTCGCTCTGATTCAGTGCGCGCAGGTCTTGCGGCAATTAGCGATGCAGAGTTTGTTTTGGTTCACGATGCAGCGCGTGCGCTGGCAACGCGCGAATTAGCTGCTTCAGTTGTTGCAGCTTTGAAGTCTGGGGATGTAGCTGTGGTTCCAGCACTTCCTGTTGTCGATACTCTGCAGAACGTTGGCGCAGATGGTTATGTTGTTAACGCAGTTGATAGAGCACCGCTTCGTCGAATTCAAACACCACAAGGTTTTTCATATTCAGTGCTGAACGCAATTCATCAGGGTGCGCAAGATGCGACAGATGATTCAACTCTGGCGCTCAATGCGGGCCACAAGGTGCGCGTTATTGCTGGTGAAGAACGAGCCCTGAAAATTACAACTCCTTCAGACTTAGCAACAGCTCTTACATTCTTAGGAGATGCCACAACATTTAGTACTGGTGTTGGCGTTGATGCACATGCATTTGGCGAAGGACGCGAGCTCTGGCTTGCAGGTCTTCATTGGCCTGATGAAGTTGGCGTTGATGGTCACTCTGATGGCGATGTGGCTGCTCATGCAATCTGCGATGCGCTCTTTGCAGCAACTGGCCTTGGCGATTTAGGTAGCAACTTCGGAACATCGCGTCCTGAATATGCGGGCGCATCTGGCGTTACTTTGCTGAAAGAGACCTTGTCGATTATTTCTAAGGGTCGATATTCGATCTCGCATGTATCTGTGCAGATCATCGGCAACCGTCCGCGCATCGGTGCTCGTCGAGCCGAAGCTATCGCGACGCTTTCGCAGGCACTGGGTGGGGCAGAGGTTGCCATCCTTGCAACAACTACCGATGGAATGGGCCTTACCGGTGAAGGCAAGGGCATTGCAGCGATTGCATCTGCGCTAGTTATTAAGAACGCTTAA
- the cysS gene encoding cysteine--tRNA ligase — protein MSSLSLYDTLTRTTSEFVPLKKGEVGIYLCGATVQAPPHIGHVRSGVNFDILRRWLTKSGYNVTFIRNVTDIDDKILHKAVHEEMPWWAVAMKYERAFTDAYAALNVLPPTYEPRATGHVTQMIELMQLLIEKGAAYAPGNGDVYLEVRKLSSYLTLSRQKLDDLQPAADADETYKKDPRDFALWKAAKPGDPSWPTPWGPGRPGWHLECSAMAHQYLGEAFDIHGGGLDLIFPHHENEIAQSEAAGFAFAKRWLHNAWVTASGEKMSKSLGNSLQVHELLKSVRGIELRWYLGSAHYRSMLEFSHEALAESATAFRRIEGFLTRSVEILGTQPTPVISQAFTDAMNDDLAVPTALASISEALRTGNSAITAGDQAVIASAANEIRGALEVLGCDPFDPAFATAAAGEDMTAALDGVIQLALAQRTAARERKDFAASDSIRDGLAALGITIEDTAQGPRWSISRDGK, from the coding sequence ATGAGTTCGCTATCTTTATATGACACGCTAACGCGAACCACCTCTGAATTTGTTCCCCTGAAAAAGGGCGAAGTTGGTATCTATCTCTGCGGTGCAACTGTTCAAGCGCCTCCCCATATCGGCCATGTGCGCTCTGGCGTTAACTTCGACATCTTGCGTCGCTGGTTAACAAAGTCTGGTTACAACGTCACATTTATCCGTAACGTCACAGATATCGATGACAAGATTTTGCATAAGGCAGTGCATGAAGAGATGCCTTGGTGGGCAGTTGCAATGAAGTACGAGCGTGCATTTACCGATGCATATGCAGCCCTTAACGTTTTGCCGCCAACATATGAACCACGCGCTACAGGACACGTCACTCAGATGATCGAACTCATGCAGTTGCTCATTGAAAAGGGCGCTGCATACGCACCTGGTAATGGCGATGTCTATCTCGAAGTCCGCAAGCTTTCGTCTTACCTAACTCTTTCTCGTCAGAAGCTTGATGATCTACAACCAGCAGCTGATGCTGATGAGACTTATAAGAAAGATCCACGCGACTTTGCTTTATGGAAAGCTGCAAAACCCGGAGATCCGTCATGGCCAACTCCGTGGGGACCAGGTCGTCCTGGATGGCACCTCGAATGTTCTGCGATGGCACATCAGTATTTAGGTGAAGCATTTGATATCCACGGTGGTGGACTCGATTTGATCTTCCCTCACCACGAGAACGAGATTGCACAATCTGAAGCAGCTGGCTTTGCCTTTGCTAAGCGCTGGTTACATAACGCGTGGGTGACCGCGTCCGGTGAAAAGATGTCGAAGTCATTGGGTAACTCGCTTCAGGTTCATGAATTGCTGAAGAGCGTTCGCGGAATCGAACTTCGTTGGTATTTGGGCTCTGCTCACTACCGTTCGATGCTCGAGTTCTCACATGAAGCACTTGCAGAATCTGCAACAGCGTTTCGTCGCATCGAAGGTTTCTTAACTCGTTCAGTTGAAATTCTTGGTACTCAGCCAACACCGGTTATTAGCCAGGCATTTACCGATGCGATGAATGATGATTTAGCCGTGCCAACAGCACTTGCTTCAATATCTGAAGCGCTGCGCACAGGAAATAGCGCGATTACTGCAGGAGATCAGGCTGTTATTGCATCGGCTGCCAATGAAATCCGCGGTGCTCTAGAAGTCCTTGGCTGCGACCCATTTGATCCAGCTTTTGCAACTGCAGCTGCTGGTGAAGATATGACTGCAGCCCTTGATGGCGTTATTCAGTTGGCACTTGCTCAGCGCACAGCAGCGCGCGAGCGTAAAGATTTTGCGGCATCGGATTCAATTCGCGATGGCTTAGCTGCACTTGGAATTACTATTGAAGACACTGCACAAGGGCCACGTTGGTCAATCTCTAGAGATGGAAAATAA
- the rlmB gene encoding 23S rRNA (guanosine(2251)-2'-O)-methyltransferase RlmB produces MAGNAKPRGAVRKSKKGPSAGTGGNNKRRLEGKGPTPKAEDRPYHAAAKRKKAAEKSAAKKPATTRKFSKGDAPRGEIVAGRNAVLEALRESVPATELLVARSIDVDDRVAESLQIALNHGLSIREAHRAEVEGISPNSQGIILAIKPYQYSSFEEIVQRAKNPMLLVALDGVTDPRNLGAIVRSAAAFGASGVLMTERRAAGMTASAWKSSAGAAARLPIAQVTNLARTIDEAKKLGCFIVGLDGESDVAIADMKVATEKLMIIVGSEGKGLARLTREKCDLIVSIPISASTESLNASVATSIALYAVDEARRKG; encoded by the coding sequence ATGGCCGGTAATGCAAAACCTCGCGGTGCAGTTCGTAAATCTAAGAAGGGCCCATCTGCTGGTACTGGCGGAAACAATAAGCGCCGTCTTGAAGGTAAGGGACCAACACCTAAGGCTGAAGACCGTCCTTATCACGCAGCTGCCAAGCGTAAGAAGGCTGCAGAAAAGTCTGCTGCAAAGAAGCCAGCGACAACTCGTAAGTTTTCAAAGGGCGATGCACCACGTGGTGAAATCGTTGCAGGTCGTAACGCAGTTCTAGAAGCGCTTCGTGAATCTGTTCCAGCAACTGAACTCTTGGTTGCACGCAGCATCGATGTCGATGATCGCGTTGCTGAATCGCTGCAGATTGCTTTGAACCACGGACTTTCGATCCGTGAAGCACACCGTGCCGAAGTCGAAGGAATTTCACCAAACAGCCAAGGAATCATCCTTGCAATTAAGCCTTACCAATATTCCTCATTTGAAGAGATTGTTCAGCGCGCAAAGAATCCAATGTTGCTCGTTGCACTCGATGGCGTAACAGATCCACGTAACTTGGGAGCGATTGTTCGCTCTGCGGCTGCTTTCGGTGCATCAGGTGTATTGATGACAGAACGTCGCGCTGCTGGAATGACTGCGTCCGCTTGGAAATCTTCTGCCGGAGCTGCTGCTCGTCTACCAATCGCTCAGGTAACAAACCTTGCTCGCACAATCGATGAAGCGAAGAAGCTGGGCTGCTTTATTGTCGGTCTTGATGGCGAATCAGATGTCGCTATCGCAGATATGAAGGTTGCTACTGAAAAACTCATGATTATCGTGGGTTCTGAAGGCAAGGGGCTTGCTCGCCTTACCCGCGAAAAGTGCGACCTGATTGTCTCTATTCCAATCAGCGCATCAACTGAATCACTTAACGCATCTGTTGCAACATCAATTGCTTTGTACGCAGTAGATGAGGCTCGCCGTAAGGGCTAA
- a CDS encoding SGNH/GDSL hydrolase family protein — translation MAFQRFIVCGDSYSEGMTDEVVDGKYRGWADRVADVMAEAHADFTYMNLAVRGKLIGQVVEDQVPTALAFVTGSDTLVSFHAGANDALRPGYQASIAIPLYQEAVRLIAKSGATLMLFTVLENTGNKGKGSEIWEKRFSEFNKGVRAVGAEVGAIVVDANQEKFFSDRRFLAFDRLHLNAEGHKRCADAVLERLDLPFDPGWRTPLPPEKKTPWIIEKGVTVAWFFVFALPWIFRRIRGKSSGDGRSAKYPTPVKWSERSR, via the coding sequence ATGGCATTTCAACGTTTCATCGTCTGCGGAGATTCATACTCTGAAGGAATGACTGATGAAGTCGTAGATGGCAAATACCGCGGATGGGCAGATCGCGTAGCTGATGTCATGGCAGAAGCTCATGCTGATTTCACTTATATGAACTTGGCTGTGCGCGGAAAACTTATCGGCCAAGTTGTAGAAGATCAGGTGCCAACTGCACTTGCCTTTGTTACAGGCTCTGACACCTTGGTTTCATTCCACGCAGGAGCTAATGATGCGCTCCGTCCTGGATATCAGGCATCGATTGCTATTCCGTTGTATCAAGAAGCAGTGCGCTTGATTGCAAAATCGGGTGCAACTCTGATGCTCTTTACCGTTCTCGAAAACACAGGCAATAAAGGTAAAGGTTCTGAAATTTGGGAGAAGCGATTCTCTGAATTTAATAAAGGTGTTCGCGCTGTGGGCGCTGAAGTTGGTGCGATTGTTGTTGATGCCAACCAAGAGAAGTTCTTTAGTGATCGCCGCTTCTTAGCTTTTGATCGCCTGCACTTAAATGCTGAAGGTCATAAGCGATGCGCCGATGCAGTTCTTGAGCGGCTTGATCTTCCATTTGATCCAGGTTGGCGCACACCGTTGCCACCAGAGAAGAAAACTCCGTGGATTATTGAAAAGGGCGTCACCGTTGCATGGTTCTTTGTCTTTGCTTTGCCGTGGATCTTCAGACGTATCCGCGGCAAATCATCTGGCGATGGGCGTAGTGCTAAATACCCAACGCCGGTTAAATGGAGCGAACGGTCCAGGTAA